A stretch of Vespula vulgaris chromosome 5, iyVesVulg1.1, whole genome shotgun sequence DNA encodes these proteins:
- the LOC127064120 gene encoding islet cell autoantigen 1 isoform X3: protein MNTYDRNNSGISGNSFDRWIQKSNAQNDSPIIKMQHQYWVTKQALSRKLGKKEDDCIVASDAELDAKLELFRSIQESCFYLQRVIDKYQERLCNLAQEENAMGRFLKEAGKQDKTRAGKMMLAVGKSLSYSGQQRLALRVPLGRLYQEVETFRQRAIEDTLQNVQSMEKARTEYRAALSWMKNISQELDPDTSKQLERFRKVQTRVRQGKLAFDNLALDCLQKVDLLAAARCNMFSHALVLYQSTLLNFTKKSAQAYSTIANSFKGYQRYDFMVVRELAETSSKLAQETGGDDDPDNKDKLLFFETDYHDNVEEAEEIKPITECTDKQNEKLLDIESDPKDVLESKDLNTSSTKNGIVEHLNSEHNRELDQFFGDLNLEINKSINDSKQKIDKINVKTHLDIDKSLSDLDLAMDVFDICDTENAAFLNDIINDKDESSNSNEWDAILNDTFLPPNILKQSLGDATLGVGQKDMQLTNTDDKKKNRVGKGKGNSWLDLFAELDPLANNPMESLGNDGDAPV, encoded by the exons ATGAATACGTA TGATAGAAACAATTCAGGAATATCGGGAAATTCGTTTGATCGCTGGATACAGAAGTCAAATGCACAAAATGATTCGCCAATTATTAAGATGCAACATCAATATTGGGTAACAAAACAAGCCTTATCTCGTaaattaggaaaaaaagaagatgactGCATAGTTGCTTCAGATGCAGAATTGGATGCCAAACTGGAATTATTTCGTAGTATTCAAGAATCCTGTTTCTATTTGCAAAGAgttattgataaatatcaaGAAAGATTATGCA ATCTTGCGCAAGAAGAAAATGCTATGGGCCGTTTTCTAAAAGAAGCTGGTAAACAAGATAAAACAAGAGCTGGCAAAATGATGTTAGCTGTTGGAAAATCTTTGTCTTATTCTGGACAACAAAGACTCGCTCTAAGAGTACCATTGGGAAGGTTATATCAAGAGGTTGAAACATTTAGACAAAGAGCTATAGAAGATACATTGCAAAATGTTCAGTCAATGGAAAAAGCACGGACAGAATATCGAGCTGCATTATCATGGATGAAGAACATTTCTCAAGAATTGGATCCGGATACCTCTAAACAATTGGAGAGATTTCGAAAGGTTCAAACACGTGTCAGACA agGGAAACTAGCATTTGATAACTTGGCTTTGGACTGCCTACAGAAAGTAGATTTGTTAGCTGCTGCCAGATGTAATATGTTTAGCCATGCCTTAGTTTTATATCAAAGTACTCTGCTTAATTTTACTAAAAAATCTGCACAAGCTTATTCTACAATAGCGAATAGCTTCAAAGGCTATCAAAGATACGATTTTATGGTTGTAAGAGAACTTGCAGAAACCTCTTCTAAATTGGCACAGGAAACTGGTGGGGATGATGATCCTGATAATAAAGATAA attattattttttgaaacggATTATCATGATAATGTTGAAGAAGCTGAAGAGATAAAACCAATTACAGAATGTACAGATAAACAAAATGAGAAACTCTTAGATATCGAATCTGACCCGAAAGATGTATTGGAGTCAAAAGATTTAAATACTAGTTCAACCAAAAATGGAATAGTAGAACATCTTAATAGCGAACATAACAGAGAACTCGATCAATTTTTTGGAGATTTGAAccttgaaataaataaatctataaatgatagcaaacaaaaaatagacaaaataAATGTGAAAACTCATTTAGATATAGATAAAAGTTTGTCAGATCTGGATTTGGCAATGGATGTATTTGATATATGCGATACAG AAAATGCTGCATTTTTAAATGACATTATTAATGACAAAGATGAAAGTAGTAACTCAAATGAGTGGGATGCTATATTAAATGATACCTTTTTGCCaccaaatatattaaaacaaagtTTAGGTGATGCAACACTTGGTGTTGGACAGAAGGATATGCAACTTACAAATACAGATGATAAG AAAAAAAACAGGGTTGGAAAGGGCAAAGGTAATTCATGGTTAGATTTATTTGCAGAACTCGATCCACTAGCTAATAATCCAATGGAAAGCTTGGGTAATGATGGAGATGCACCTGTATAA
- the LOC127064120 gene encoding islet cell autoantigen 1 isoform X1, which translates to MNTYDRNNSGISGNSFDRWIQKSNAQNDSPIIKMQHQYWVTKQALSRKLGKKEDDCIVASDAELDAKLELFRSIQESCFYLQRVIDKYQERLCNLAQEENAMGRFLKEAGKQDKTRAGKMMLAVGKSLSYSGQQRLALRVPLGRLYQEVETFRQRAIEDTLQNVQSMEKARTEYRAALSWMKNISQELDPDTSKQLERFRKVQTRVRQGKLAFDNLALDCLQKVDLLAAARCNMFSHALVLYQSTLLNFTKKSAQAYSTIANSFKGYQRYDFMVVRELAETSSKLAQETGGDDDPDNKDKLLFFETDYHDNVEEAEEIKPITECTDKQNEKLLDIESDPKDVLESKDLNTSSTKNGIVEHLNSEHNRELDQFFGDLNLEINKSINDSKQKIDKINVKTHLDIDKSLSDLDLAMDVFDICDTGFNLTDFSSTVSENQSTQSTQPLQLLTSENAAFLNDIINDKDESSNSNEWDAILNDTFLPPNILKQSLGDATLGVGQKDMQLTNTDDKKKNRVGKGKGNSWLDLFAELDPLANNPMESLGNDGDAPV; encoded by the exons ATGAATACGTA TGATAGAAACAATTCAGGAATATCGGGAAATTCGTTTGATCGCTGGATACAGAAGTCAAATGCACAAAATGATTCGCCAATTATTAAGATGCAACATCAATATTGGGTAACAAAACAAGCCTTATCTCGTaaattaggaaaaaaagaagatgactGCATAGTTGCTTCAGATGCAGAATTGGATGCCAAACTGGAATTATTTCGTAGTATTCAAGAATCCTGTTTCTATTTGCAAAGAgttattgataaatatcaaGAAAGATTATGCA ATCTTGCGCAAGAAGAAAATGCTATGGGCCGTTTTCTAAAAGAAGCTGGTAAACAAGATAAAACAAGAGCTGGCAAAATGATGTTAGCTGTTGGAAAATCTTTGTCTTATTCTGGACAACAAAGACTCGCTCTAAGAGTACCATTGGGAAGGTTATATCAAGAGGTTGAAACATTTAGACAAAGAGCTATAGAAGATACATTGCAAAATGTTCAGTCAATGGAAAAAGCACGGACAGAATATCGAGCTGCATTATCATGGATGAAGAACATTTCTCAAGAATTGGATCCGGATACCTCTAAACAATTGGAGAGATTTCGAAAGGTTCAAACACGTGTCAGACA agGGAAACTAGCATTTGATAACTTGGCTTTGGACTGCCTACAGAAAGTAGATTTGTTAGCTGCTGCCAGATGTAATATGTTTAGCCATGCCTTAGTTTTATATCAAAGTACTCTGCTTAATTTTACTAAAAAATCTGCACAAGCTTATTCTACAATAGCGAATAGCTTCAAAGGCTATCAAAGATACGATTTTATGGTTGTAAGAGAACTTGCAGAAACCTCTTCTAAATTGGCACAGGAAACTGGTGGGGATGATGATCCTGATAATAAAGATAA attattattttttgaaacggATTATCATGATAATGTTGAAGAAGCTGAAGAGATAAAACCAATTACAGAATGTACAGATAAACAAAATGAGAAACTCTTAGATATCGAATCTGACCCGAAAGATGTATTGGAGTCAAAAGATTTAAATACTAGTTCAACCAAAAATGGAATAGTAGAACATCTTAATAGCGAACATAACAGAGAACTCGATCAATTTTTTGGAGATTTGAAccttgaaataaataaatctataaatgatagcaaacaaaaaatagacaaaataAATGTGAAAACTCATTTAGATATAGATAAAAGTTTGTCAGATCTGGATTTGGCAATGGATGTATTTGATATATGCGATACAGGTTTTAACTTAACAGACTTTTCTTCTACAGTATCAGAAAACCAAAGCACCCAGAGCACTCAACCATTACAATTATTGACTTCAGAAAATGCTGCATTTTTAAATGACATTATTAATGACAAAGATGAAAGTAGTAACTCAAATGAGTGGGATGCTATATTAAATGATACCTTTTTGCCaccaaatatattaaaacaaagtTTAGGTGATGCAACACTTGGTGTTGGACAGAAGGATATGCAACTTACAAATACAGATGATAAG AAAAAAAACAGGGTTGGAAAGGGCAAAGGTAATTCATGGTTAGATTTATTTGCAGAACTCGATCCACTAGCTAATAATCCAATGGAAAGCTTGGGTAATGATGGAGATGCACCTGTATAA
- the LOC127064120 gene encoding islet cell autoantigen 1 isoform X2 produces MNTYDRNNSGISGNSFDRWIQKSNAQNDSPIIKMQHQYWVTKQALSRKLGKKEDDCIVASDAELDAKLELFRSIQESCFYLQRVIDKYQERLCNLAQEENAMGRFLKEAGKQDKTRAGKMMLAVGKSLSYSGQQRLALRVPLGRLYQEVETFRQRAIEDTLQNVQSMEKARTEYRAALSWMKNISQELDPDTSKQLERFRKVQTRVRQGKLAFDNLALDCLQKVDLLAAARCNMFSHALVLYQSTLLNFTKKSAQAYSTIANSFKGYQRYDFMVVRELAETSSKLAQETGGDDDPDNKDKLLFFETDYHDNVEEAEEIKPITECTDKQNEKLLDIESDPKDVLESKDLNTSSTKNGIVEHLNSEHNRELDQFFGDLNLEINKSINDSKQKIDKINVKTHLDIDKSLSDLDLAMDVFDICDTGFNLTDFSSTVSENQSTQSTQPLQLLTSENAAFLNDIINDKDESSNSNEWDAILNDTFLPPNILKQSLGDATLGVGQKDMQLTNTDDKYIYFCRKKTGLERAKVIHG; encoded by the exons ATGAATACGTA TGATAGAAACAATTCAGGAATATCGGGAAATTCGTTTGATCGCTGGATACAGAAGTCAAATGCACAAAATGATTCGCCAATTATTAAGATGCAACATCAATATTGGGTAACAAAACAAGCCTTATCTCGTaaattaggaaaaaaagaagatgactGCATAGTTGCTTCAGATGCAGAATTGGATGCCAAACTGGAATTATTTCGTAGTATTCAAGAATCCTGTTTCTATTTGCAAAGAgttattgataaatatcaaGAAAGATTATGCA ATCTTGCGCAAGAAGAAAATGCTATGGGCCGTTTTCTAAAAGAAGCTGGTAAACAAGATAAAACAAGAGCTGGCAAAATGATGTTAGCTGTTGGAAAATCTTTGTCTTATTCTGGACAACAAAGACTCGCTCTAAGAGTACCATTGGGAAGGTTATATCAAGAGGTTGAAACATTTAGACAAAGAGCTATAGAAGATACATTGCAAAATGTTCAGTCAATGGAAAAAGCACGGACAGAATATCGAGCTGCATTATCATGGATGAAGAACATTTCTCAAGAATTGGATCCGGATACCTCTAAACAATTGGAGAGATTTCGAAAGGTTCAAACACGTGTCAGACA agGGAAACTAGCATTTGATAACTTGGCTTTGGACTGCCTACAGAAAGTAGATTTGTTAGCTGCTGCCAGATGTAATATGTTTAGCCATGCCTTAGTTTTATATCAAAGTACTCTGCTTAATTTTACTAAAAAATCTGCACAAGCTTATTCTACAATAGCGAATAGCTTCAAAGGCTATCAAAGATACGATTTTATGGTTGTAAGAGAACTTGCAGAAACCTCTTCTAAATTGGCACAGGAAACTGGTGGGGATGATGATCCTGATAATAAAGATAA attattattttttgaaacggATTATCATGATAATGTTGAAGAAGCTGAAGAGATAAAACCAATTACAGAATGTACAGATAAACAAAATGAGAAACTCTTAGATATCGAATCTGACCCGAAAGATGTATTGGAGTCAAAAGATTTAAATACTAGTTCAACCAAAAATGGAATAGTAGAACATCTTAATAGCGAACATAACAGAGAACTCGATCAATTTTTTGGAGATTTGAAccttgaaataaataaatctataaatgatagcaaacaaaaaatagacaaaataAATGTGAAAACTCATTTAGATATAGATAAAAGTTTGTCAGATCTGGATTTGGCAATGGATGTATTTGATATATGCGATACAGGTTTTAACTTAACAGACTTTTCTTCTACAGTATCAGAAAACCAAAGCACCCAGAGCACTCAACCATTACAATTATTGACTTCAGAAAATGCTGCATTTTTAAATGACATTATTAATGACAAAGATGAAAGTAGTAACTCAAATGAGTGGGATGCTATATTAAATGATACCTTTTTGCCaccaaatatattaaaacaaagtTTAGGTGATGCAACACTTGGTGTTGGACAGAAGGATATGCAACTTACAAATACAGATGATAAG TACATTTATTTTTGCAGAAAAAAAACAGGGTTGGAAAGGGCAAAGGTAATTCATGGTTAG
- the LOC127064172 gene encoding uncharacterized protein LOC127064172, protein MSTFKNFFRRCIIFIPLFACCVQAWSDYSWFDDVDCEKFPYHPTCRGQMLKKRMNTIGVYKECDESKRDRNCLNGEMKSQETNRHFVSNPRSKFWKSLLESGVNLDTIYDIYGSDYDKQSRKRKYINQRIPLIDAIFLSDLTNSNDY, encoded by the exons ATGTCGACG tttaagaatttctttcggCGATGCATCATCTTCATCCCTCTCTTCGCTTGCTGTGTACAAGCATGGTCGGACTACAGTTGGTTCGACGATGTGGATTGCGA AAAGTTTCCCTATCACCCTACTTGTCGAGGTCAGATGttgaagaaacgaatgaatacAATTGGAGTTTATAAAGAATGCGATGAATCCAAAAGGGATAGAAATTGTTTGAATGGCGAAATGAAATCACAGGAGACCAATCGACACTTCGTCTCGAATCCAAGATCTAAATTTTGGAAAAGCCTTCTCGAGAGC gGAGTCAATCTGGATACCATCTACGATATTTACGGTTCGGATTATGACAAACaatcgagaaaaaggaagtatATCAACCAAAGAATACCGTTGATCGATGCGATCTTTCTATCAGACCTGACCAACTCGAACGACTATTAA